Proteins found in one Lemur catta isolate mLemCat1 unplaced genomic scaffold, mLemCat1.pri scaffold_67_ctg1, whole genome shotgun sequence genomic segment:
- the LOC123630007 gene encoding putative neuroblastoma breakpoint family member 5 isoform X1, with translation MAGSLCSLSRQRAQMDIWEQNRELRSQLVEAKQQVLDLREKLDISESTAFSLANQLRKYKCGKFRDVLESVLGVRLDFWEEERAEMPTLEDELREANRLIDQQARELTRLRQVLREGRDGSFLLKQHLQAILLQDNPDSCQGQDLREHLAEGRRLAEHLARTLSPENHEDQEEEKEEEPPAPRLSSVEQEEKVNGVLQSQLGEGHLTSASHRDLCDTDQPPCTGAILFDEQGVSRALDAATTRGDSNTQEGQEPMETGLSGEEEEANPTQQTSLHEQRVTLSSGQDLSESRCPSRCPAARCRRRLRLPGSS, from the exons ATGGCAGGGTCCCTCTGCTCtctgtccaggcagagggcacagatgGACATCTGGGAACAAAACAGGGAACTGCGCTCCCAGCTGGTGGAGGCTAAACAGCAGGTTCTGGACCTCAGGGAGAAACTGGACATTTCCGAATCAACTGCTTTCTCCCTGGCCAACCAGCTGCGGAAATACA AGTGTGGCAAGTTCAGGGATGTCCTGGAGTCCgtgctgggggtgaggctggacttctgggaggaggagcGGGCAGAGATGCCGACCCTGGAGGACGAGCTCAG GGAAGCCAACAGGCTCATTGACCAGCAGGCCCGAGAGCTGACCCGATTGAGGCAGGTGTTGCGAGAGGGGAGAGATGGCTCATTTCTCCTCAAGCAGCACCTGCAGGCCATCCTCCTCCAGGACAATCCTGACAGCTGCCAGGGCCAGGACCTCCGTGAGCACCTGGCAGAGGGGCGCAGGCTGGCAGAGCACCTTGCCCGCACGCTCAGCCCAG AAAACCACGAAgatcaggaggaggagaaggaagaagaaccaCCAGCCCCCAG GTTGAGCAGtgtggagcaggaggagaaggtgaATGGAGTCCTGCAGAGCCAGTTGGGTGAAGGCCACCTGACTTCTGCCAGTCACCGTGACCTGTGTGACACCGACCAGCCTCCCTGCACCGGTGCCATCCTGTTTGATGAGCAGGGAGTCTCCAGGGCACTGGATGCAGCTA CAACTCGAGGTGACAGCAACACACAGGAAGGACAAGAGCCCATGGAGACCGG GCtcagcggggaggaggaggaggcgaaTCCCACCCAGCAGACCTCACTGCATGAGCAGCGTGTCACCCTTTCCAGTGGCCAGGACCTCTCTGAGTCCCGCTGCCCTTCCCGCTGTCCTGCTGCCCGATGCAGGAGACGACTGCGCCTGCCCGGGTCCAGCTG A
- the LOC123630007 gene encoding putative neuroblastoma breakpoint family member 5 isoform X2: MPTLEDELREANRLIDQQARELTRLRQVLREGRDGSFLLKQHLQAILLQDNPDSCQGQDLREHLAEGRRLAEHLARTLSPENHEDQEEEKEEEPPAPRLSSVEQEEKVNGVLQSQLGEGHLTSASHRDLCDTDQPPCTGAILFDEQGVSRALDAATTRGDSNTQEGQEPMETGLSGEEEEANPTQQTSLHEQRVTLSSGQDLSESRCPSRCPAARCRRRLRLPGSS; this comes from the exons ATGCCGACCCTGGAGGACGAGCTCAG GGAAGCCAACAGGCTCATTGACCAGCAGGCCCGAGAGCTGACCCGATTGAGGCAGGTGTTGCGAGAGGGGAGAGATGGCTCATTTCTCCTCAAGCAGCACCTGCAGGCCATCCTCCTCCAGGACAATCCTGACAGCTGCCAGGGCCAGGACCTCCGTGAGCACCTGGCAGAGGGGCGCAGGCTGGCAGAGCACCTTGCCCGCACGCTCAGCCCAG AAAACCACGAAgatcaggaggaggagaaggaagaagaaccaCCAGCCCCCAG GTTGAGCAGtgtggagcaggaggagaaggtgaATGGAGTCCTGCAGAGCCAGTTGGGTGAAGGCCACCTGACTTCTGCCAGTCACCGTGACCTGTGTGACACCGACCAGCCTCCCTGCACCGGTGCCATCCTGTTTGATGAGCAGGGAGTCTCCAGGGCACTGGATGCAGCTA CAACTCGAGGTGACAGCAACACACAGGAAGGACAAGAGCCCATGGAGACCGG GCtcagcggggaggaggaggaggcgaaTCCCACCCAGCAGACCTCACTGCATGAGCAGCGTGTCACCCTTTCCAGTGGCCAGGACCTCTCTGAGTCCCGCTGCCCTTCCCGCTGTCCTGCTGCCCGATGCAGGAGACGACTGCGCCTGCCCGGGTCCAGCTG A
- the LOC123630005 gene encoding neuroblastoma breakpoint family member 4-like produces MAKAAELGPSELQEDAGTTGLSQALTEQGFPPGGADLSDCRELIRSATSLSAEPEAESVLDGAGPWSGDLSPCVSQVQAANTQLQPSALVTDCLQLQLDQQWGRGCGFATWSLPCDPWILAASADSGHQWLLLPVRGFPGAQPRLPALAQTVSPLLAGPSVLKPRMSERKLLFSKWRVTCSFSGLQLRVQRYQVLLEL; encoded by the exons ATGGCCAAGGCAGCCGAGCT tgggcccagtgagctgcaggaggacGCAGGGACCACAgggctgtcacaggcactgaCGGAGCAGGGTTTCCCTCCTGGTGGTGCTGACCTGTCTGACTGCCGAGAGCTGATCAGAAGCGCCACCTCCCTGTCTGCCGAGCCTGAGGCCGAGTCTGTTCTGGATGGAGCGG GGCCTTGGAGTGGAGACTTGAGCCCCTGCGTGTCACAGGTGCAAGCTGCAAACACACAGCTGCAGCCAAGCGCCCTGGTGACTGACTGTCTGCAGCTCCAGCTGGACCAGCAGTGGGGTCGTGGCTGTGGCTTTGCCACATGGAGCCTCCCCTGCGACCCCTGGATCCTCGCAGCCAGCGCTGACTCTGGGCACCAGTGGCTGctcctcccag TTCGTGGATTCCCAGGAGCCCAGCCAAGACTCCCCGCACTGGCCCAGACGGTCTCTCCCCTGCTCGCTGGCCCGAGTGTCCTGAAACCGAGGATGAGCGAGAGAAAGTTGCTGTTCAGCAAGTGGAGAGTCACGTGCAGTTTCTCAGGCCTGCAGCTGCGGGTGCAGAG atacCAAGTACTGCTGGAACTGtga
- the LOC123630018 gene encoding uncharacterized protein LOC123630018 isoform X3 — MPPGLTGPRSPMACLSLVYQAPSLCELVFERGVYGGLVLAVSVLQEVHSEMGQLGCISTDNEDENNESSYVSQDLPHRTRGTRCSLCLHSRSRWTGPILPPGASDF, encoded by the exons atGCCCCCAGGGCTCACAGGACCAAGGTCCCCCATGGCCTGTCTATCCCTG GTGTACCAGGCGCCATCACTGTGTGAACTTGTATTTGAGCGTGGTGTGTATGGGGGACTTGTCCTCGCTGTGTCAGTTCTCCAGGAAGTACACAGCGAGATGGG TCAGTTGGGGTGTATTTCTACGgataatgaagatgaaaacaatgaGTCTTCGTACGTCAGCCAGGATCTGCCCCACCGGACTCGTGGGACACgttgcagcctctgcctccattccCGATCCAGGTGGACAGGCCCAATTCTACCTCCAG